In a genomic window of Lepisosteus oculatus isolate fLepOcu1 chromosome 5, fLepOcu1.hap2, whole genome shotgun sequence:
- the LOC102686859 gene encoding olfactory receptor 51F2-like yields the protein MSTFDSMMFENATLVRPRFFYINGFSGIPHTKYYYVFLCFVYAVTVLANYFILFIIYIEKSLHTPKYLAVFNLAVVDMCGSTALIPKMIETFVFDSQFITYEACIANMFFVQFFIFLESLSLAVLAYDRFVAICFPLKYDIVNTNSQMALILAGVWFFTLVLMIILVGLITTLSFCKTIVIDSYYCDHGPMYRMACNNNFPSYIMAKIVITVFIFAPLVLILLSYVCIIFALLKIASGEQRLKAMKTCTSHLLLVTVFYIPISATYIAAIMSTLNPNTRIISTSLSSTIPPMLNPIIYTIKTEEIMTAIKKLYKRNKTITVSNYN from the coding sequence ATGAGCACCTTTGATTCAATGATGTTTGAAAATGCCACACTTGTTCGGCCTcggtttttttatattaatgggTTTTCTGGAATTCCCCACACAAAGTACTACtatgttttcttgtgttttgtttatgCTGTAACAGTATTAGCAAATTACTTCATTTTGTTCATCATATACATAGAGAAAAGTCTTCACACACCAAAGTATTTGGCTGTTTTTAATTTGGCTGTAGTTGATATGTGTGGCAGCACAGCACTTATTCCTAAAATGATAGAAACCTTTGTCTTTGATTCTCAGTTCATCACATATGAAGCTTGTATAGCCAATATGTTTTTTGTACAGTTCTTTATTTTCCTAGAGTCACTTTCTCTAGCTGTATTGGCCTATGACAGATTTGTTGCTATTTGCTTTCCCCTGAAATATGACATTGTCAACACTAATTCCCAAATGGCTTTGATTCTCGCTGGTGTATGGTTCTTCACATTAGTTCTAATGATAATATTAGTGGGTTTAATCACCACACTCTCATTCTGTAAAACCATTGTGATTGACAGCTATTATTGTGATCATGGACCTATGTATCGTATGGCCTGTAATAATAATTTCCCAAGTTACATTATGGCAAAAATTGTTatcacagtttttatttttgcaccaCTTGTTCTAATTCTGTTATCTTATGTTTGCATTATATTTGCTTTGCTGAAAATTGCATCAGGTGAGCAACGCCTGAAAGCCATGAAAACCTGCACCTCTCACCTACTCTTAGTAACAGTTTTCTATATTCCAATATCAGCCACATATATTGCTGCAATCATGTCCACTCTTAACCCAAATACCAGAATAATAAGTACATCCCTGTCTTCCACCATTCCACCAATGCTGAATCCCATCATTTACACAATCAAAACAGAGGAGATTATGACAGCAATTAAAAAACTTTATAAAAGAAACAAGACCATTACTGTTTCCAATTATAATTGA